In Microcoleus sp. FACHB-672, one DNA window encodes the following:
- a CDS encoding sensor histidine kinase yields the protein MDELTKHLEQRNAELEQKVAELSRQVQHKDLRLKEAMTQMKQLQDHLVQMEKMSMLGQMVAGISHEINNPINFIYGNLPYVEEHIEALLKVIDVYQSAYEMKAAVEDVLSEVELDYVLEDLPRIVESMKLGAERIRELVLNLRNFYRLDECQMKEADINAGIESTLVMLHNRYKQKIEVVRQYGELPPVECHINQLSQVFMNLLSNAIDALLAKEAKNEQSDEEMAAGASSKKQIAIATQLVGTDRISISISDNGLGINPEVKTRVFEPFFTTKPIGVGTGLGLSISHQIVTETHGGKIYCFSTLGEGTTFIVELPVCQSNRREAEELSLIMNEPAKTFKR from the coding sequence ATGGACGAGTTAACTAAACATCTAGAGCAACGCAATGCGGAACTAGAGCAAAAGGTTGCTGAATTGAGCCGGCAAGTTCAGCATAAAGACTTGCGCCTTAAAGAAGCCATGACACAAATGAAGCAGCTGCAGGACCATCTGGTTCAGATGGAAAAGATGTCAATGTTGGGTCAGATGGTTGCCGGTATTTCTCATGAAATTAATAACCCGATTAACTTTATTTACGGGAATTTACCGTATGTAGAGGAGCATATAGAAGCGCTGTTAAAGGTGATAGATGTTTATCAATCGGCTTATGAAATGAAGGCTGCCGTTGAGGATGTGCTTTCAGAGGTGGAGCTAGATTATGTTCTAGAAGATTTGCCGCGCATTGTTGAGTCAATGAAGCTGGGTGCAGAAAGGATTCGCGAATTGGTTCTCAACTTACGAAATTTCTATCGCCTGGATGAATGCCAGATGAAAGAAGCGGATATAAATGCCGGCATTGAAAGTACGCTGGTAATGTTGCACAACCGTTACAAGCAAAAAATTGAAGTTGTGCGGCAATACGGCGAACTGCCGCCGGTGGAATGCCACATTAATCAGCTAAGTCAGGTGTTTATGAATTTGCTGAGCAATGCTATTGATGCGTTGCTGGCAAAAGAGGCAAAAAATGAGCAGTCGGATGAAGAAATGGCTGCCGGCGCTTCTAGCAAAAAGCAAATTGCAATTGCTACACAGCTGGTGGGTACAGACCGAATTTCTATCAGTATTTCTGATAATGGGCTAGGGATTAATCCGGAAGTAAAAACACGCGTATTTGAGCCGTTTTTTACAACGAAACCGATAGGCGTTGGCACGGGATTGGGATTATCTATTTCCCATCAAATTGTCACGGAAACTCACGGCGGCAAAATTTACTGTTTTTCAACATTGGGCGAAGGCACAACTTTTATTGTAGAGCTGCCGGTGTGTCAGTCTAACAGACGCGAGGCTGAAGAATTGTCATTAATAATGAATGAGCCGGCAAAAACATTTAAAAGATGA
- a CDS encoding recombinase family protein produces MKIIAYSYTDPLFEPAPDRFIWGWEVDRVYQDLGERAQLQQLLQDCQNETPDYLLIRRLEELGDSVQDVCVHLAAIESLGIKLIATNSEIQTQNSELKKADLLQLLNEIQQNQRSRRIRQGHARNRIKALPPPGKAPYGYRRGKDRYALDRSAATVVKDFFEQFLLYGSLRGAVRYLEQKHGKKISVSTGRQWLTNPVYRGDLEYQNGEVISNTHVPIISREEAAQVERILRRNRRMPPRTASAPRSLSGLVICSECHSSMTVSRVTTFRKDREYLYLRPTGCPKQPKCKAIPYEQVLEQTIEGICRDLPRAVAGINMPDMDKIKSGIVGTIATKQDILSQLPSLTAAGILDTETAELRAYKLRTEISELQSRLAQLPPVNLREIAQAVSIPQFWLDLSESERRFYFREFIRQIEISRQESTLDLQVIFIF; encoded by the coding sequence ATGAAAATCATTGCTTATTCTTACACCGATCCTCTGTTTGAACCGGCACCTGATCGCTTTATCTGGGGTTGGGAAGTGGATCGCGTTTATCAAGACTTAGGCGAACGGGCACAACTTCAGCAACTTTTACAAGATTGCCAAAACGAAACCCCTGACTATTTATTAATTCGACGTTTAGAAGAACTGGGCGATTCAGTGCAGGATGTATGCGTTCACTTAGCTGCAATTGAATCTTTGGGCATCAAACTGATTGCTACAAACTCAGAAATACAAACTCAGAACTCAGAACTTAAAAAAGCAGACTTACTCCAACTGCTTAATGAAATCCAGCAAAATCAGCGTAGCCGACGCATCCGTCAGGGACACGCCCGCAATCGCATTAAAGCTTTACCACCTCCTGGTAAAGCCCCCTACGGATACCGCAGAGGCAAAGATCGCTATGCCCTTGATCGCAGTGCTGCGACGGTGGTTAAAGACTTTTTTGAACAATTTCTCCTCTACGGTTCTTTGCGCGGTGCTGTGCGCTATTTAGAGCAAAAACATGGTAAGAAAATCTCGGTTTCTACAGGTCGGCAGTGGCTAACAAATCCCGTTTATCGCGGCGATTTAGAATACCAAAATGGCGAAGTTATTTCTAATACCCACGTCCCAATTATTTCACGGGAAGAAGCCGCCCAAGTCGAGCGAATTTTGCGCCGCAACCGGCGAATGCCTCCCCGTACCGCCAGTGCGCCTCGTTCTCTCTCCGGCTTGGTTATATGCAGCGAATGCCACTCATCGATGACGGTGTCTCGCGTTACCACCTTTCGCAAAGATCGGGAATATCTCTATCTGCGCCCCACCGGCTGCCCTAAACAACCCAAGTGTAAAGCGATTCCTTACGAGCAAGTTTTGGAGCAAACAATTGAGGGAATTTGTCGAGATTTACCTCGTGCAGTTGCCGGCATCAATATGCCAGATATGGATAAAATCAAAAGTGGAATTGTCGGCACAATTGCAACTAAACAAGACATCCTTTCTCAGCTTCCCAGCCTCACCGCAGCCGGCATTCTCGACACAGAAACCGCAGAATTACGTGCCTACAAACTCCGCACAGAAATTTCTGAACTGCAAAGCCGGCTCGCTCAACTGCCGCCCGTGAATTTACGTGAGATTGCCCAGGCTGTTTCTATCCCGCAATTTTGGTTAGATCTCTCAGAATCCGAGCGTCGATTTTACTTCCGAGAATTTATCCGTCAAATAGAAATTAGTCGCCAAGAATCAACCTTGGATCTGCAAGTTATTTTCATCTTTTAA
- a CDS encoding type I restriction enzyme HsdR N-terminal domain-containing protein: protein MVQAIPASNLSLEDLQEKFNLQCTYNEQFFTEWSTTLPEFSNIEKQTLDRVKSNYLHLTQSRPMIESLVQMVVLSPLLDLAGFYQPPFKVEVEVPVQISVEDEDEVVQGRIDVLVLRNQLWVLVIESKRGGLSLEPAMPQALAYMLANPATEKPAFGFITNGSNFIFLKLSKQGTPHYVYSYEFTLRRGKEDFYNVLSILKRLGQLILQ from the coding sequence ATGGTTCAAGCAATTCCAGCTAGTAATCTTTCCCTGGAAGATTTGCAAGAAAAGTTCAATCTACAATGCACTTATAATGAGCAATTTTTTACAGAATGGTCAACGACTTTACCGGAATTTTCTAATATAGAAAAACAAACTTTAGATAGAGTTAAGAGCAATTATTTACACTTAACTCAGAGTCGTCCCATGATAGAAAGCCTGGTGCAAATGGTGGTGCTATCGCCGTTGCTGGATCTAGCGGGCTTTTACCAACCTCCCTTTAAAGTCGAAGTGGAAGTGCCGGTGCAAATCTCTGTTGAGGATGAAGACGAAGTTGTTCAGGGACGCATAGATGTTTTAGTCTTGCGAAATCAATTGTGGGTACTCGTCATCGAATCTAAACGCGGTGGCTTATCCCTTGAACCGGCAATGCCACAAGCATTGGCTTATATGCTGGCTAACCCCGCCACAGAAAAACCCGCCTTTGGATTTATCACAAATGGCAGTAATTTTATTTTCTTAAAATTGTCTAAACAAGGCACACCGCACTATGTCTATTCCTATGAATTCACGCTTCGACGAGGAAAAGAAGATTTCTACAACGTCCTGAGCATTTTAAAGCGATTGGGTCAATTAATTTTGCAATGA
- a CDS encoding VOC family protein, with amino-acid sequence MEITQCLHAAIIVSELEQAEHFYGKVLGLPKVERVLKFPGAWYQVGNFQIHLIVTSDISSTQINSEKLGRNRHLAFSVANLEAAKEMLIAHGCSIQMSASGRAALFTQDPDGNIIELSE; translated from the coding sequence ATGGAAATCACTCAATGTCTTCATGCTGCAATAATCGTTTCTGAACTTGAACAAGCTGAGCATTTTTATGGGAAAGTTCTAGGGCTGCCAAAAGTAGAACGAGTTCTAAAATTTCCTGGTGCTTGGTATCAAGTTGGAAACTTCCAAATTCACTTGATTGTCACTTCAGATATTTCTTCAACTCAAATCAATTCTGAGAAGTTGGGGCGCAATCGGCACCTCGCTTTCTCAGTTGCTAATTTAGAAGCTGCGAAAGAGATGTTAATCGCTCATGGATGCTCAATCCAAATGAGTGCATCCGGTCGCGCAGCGTTATTTACTCAAGATCCAGATGGTAACATTATTGAGCTGAGCGAGTGA
- a CDS encoding DNA cytosine methyltransferase produces the protein MQPLSLDLNLQNSESAKVIWFQQMLDSLGVSRGSAWPDQFGQSLRQWLTQHNYSPIKTLSLFSGGGGLDIAFHDAGFEIVQMVELEAKYVQTLVKNSQPGKLLENSQPLCVDIREFFPHSDLKVDFIIGGPPCQTFSAAGRRASGVSGTSDTRGTLFKEYVRLLKTLQPKGFLFENVYGIIGAQNGQPWKQIQEAFKDAGYTIHYRILDAADYGVPQHRERLFIVGLKEGNYLFPCPTHGPDSPNNEPFYTAGEAVVGTIISKTELEAEIGGRYGYLLTNIPPGLNYSFYTEEMGHPQPVFSWRSKFSDFLYKADPEMPVRTIKAQGGQYSGPFSWENRQFTIAELKRLQTFPDAYEIAGNRSVCIEQIGNSVPPQLGRILALSILEQVMGRKLPFRMNYLPADRELGFRKRKRQLTKRYAQKAQKAIAVFLNTASSTQFAFHGKARRFLSTNFDWNRKASTHSVPIDLTYNLNDCCWLISAEIDEMLETENQYIIEICPTSGRKNWNLTTTKVKLCAKTLNESVYTGLWKAFEEKLIELTGKADLVQLSGYYQYSPRISTEITFHHSLTVDPFWGVVQCVVRGIGVATQMPAQKLAVLWKVKEKDVFSYLQSLRSMGYEVRNHNTNSQIPQGEYLIPYAFPTLTPRSVQLGKNLGLG, from the coding sequence ATGCAACCACTTTCTTTAGATCTAAATTTGCAGAATTCTGAGTCGGCAAAAGTTATCTGGTTTCAGCAGATGTTAGATTCATTAGGGGTTAGTCGTGGTTCAGCTTGGCCGGATCAATTTGGCCAATCTTTACGCCAGTGGCTGACTCAACATAACTATTCTCCCATTAAAACACTGAGTTTGTTTTCCGGCGGCGGTGGACTCGATATTGCTTTTCACGATGCCGGTTTTGAGATTGTTCAAATGGTAGAACTTGAAGCTAAGTATGTGCAAACTCTGGTAAAAAACTCGCAGCCAGGGAAACTATTAGAAAACTCTCAACCGCTCTGTGTTGATATTAGAGAATTTTTCCCGCATTCCGATTTAAAAGTAGATTTTATTATTGGAGGGCCACCCTGTCAAACCTTTTCAGCGGCAGGGCGTAGAGCCTCTGGAGTTTCGGGGACAAGCGATACAAGAGGAACTCTGTTTAAAGAGTACGTGCGCCTTCTTAAAACATTGCAACCTAAAGGCTTTTTATTTGAAAATGTTTATGGGATAATTGGCGCTCAGAATGGTCAGCCTTGGAAACAGATTCAAGAGGCTTTTAAGGATGCCGGCTACACAATTCATTATCGCATACTCGATGCTGCTGATTATGGAGTGCCCCAGCATAGAGAGCGTTTATTTATTGTAGGATTGAAGGAAGGCAATTATTTATTTCCCTGTCCAACACATGGCCCTGATTCTCCAAACAATGAGCCTTTTTATACAGCAGGAGAAGCGGTTGTCGGCACGATTATATCAAAGACAGAATTAGAGGCAGAAATTGGCGGGCGATACGGTTATCTTCTTACCAATATTCCACCCGGTTTGAATTACAGTTTTTATACAGAAGAAATGGGACATCCTCAGCCGGTATTTAGCTGGAGATCGAAGTTTTCTGATTTTTTATATAAAGCTGATCCTGAGATGCCGGTGCGAACCATTAAAGCGCAGGGAGGACAATATAGTGGCCCTTTTAGTTGGGAAAACCGACAATTCACTATTGCAGAACTGAAGCGATTGCAAACCTTTCCGGATGCTTATGAAATTGCAGGAAATCGCTCAGTTTGTATTGAACAGATTGGTAATTCAGTCCCGCCACAACTGGGGCGAATTTTAGCGCTCAGTATTTTAGAGCAAGTGATGGGGAGAAAGTTACCATTCCGCATGAATTACTTGCCGGCAGATAGGGAACTTGGTTTTAGAAAGCGCAAGCGTCAATTGACAAAAAGATACGCTCAAAAAGCTCAGAAAGCAATTGCAGTTTTTCTCAATACTGCCTCATCAACTCAATTCGCATTTCATGGAAAAGCAAGGCGATTTTTATCCACGAATTTTGATTGGAATAGAAAAGCAAGTACTCATAGTGTCCCAATTGATTTAACGTATAATTTGAATGATTGTTGCTGGCTCATTTCAGCGGAAATAGATGAAATGCTAGAAACTGAAAATCAATATATAATAGAAATTTGCCCAACGTCGGGACGAAAAAATTGGAATTTAACTACAACAAAGGTTAAGCTCTGTGCTAAAACTTTAAATGAATCTGTTTATACGGGCCTTTGGAAAGCCTTTGAAGAAAAATTGATTGAACTGACAGGTAAAGCTGATTTGGTTCAGCTTTCTGGATATTACCAATATTCTCCACGCATCAGTACAGAGATAACGTTTCATCATTCATTAACCGTCGATCCTTTCTGGGGTGTGGTTCAATGCGTGGTTAGGGGAATCGGAGTGGCAACACAAATGCCGGCGCAAAAATTGGCAGTATTGTGGAAAGTTAAGGAAAAGGATGTTTTTTCTTATTTGCAATCTTTACGCAGTATGGGTTATGAAGTGAGGAATCACAATACAAACTCTCAAATTCCTCAAGGAGAGTATTTAATTCCCTATGCCTTTCCAACCCTAACGCCGAGAAGCGTACAACTTGGCAAAAATTTAGGTTTAGGATAA
- a CDS encoding DUF6737 family protein has protein sequence MKQVSEQKPFSPWDYKPWWCQPWSILLTGITLISGSWLLFKIIWVTLIVAVPVLIWMGFFLLVWPKLMKEYYQQSLQNSPQSE, from the coding sequence ATGAAACAAGTTTCTGAACAAAAGCCCTTTAGTCCTTGGGATTACAAACCTTGGTGGTGTCAACCTTGGTCAATTCTCCTCACCGGCATCACCCTAATCAGCGGTAGCTGGTTGCTTTTTAAAATTATCTGGGTGACATTGATTGTTGCTGTGCCGGTGTTAATTTGGATGGGATTTTTCTTATTAGTTTGGCCTAAACTCATGAAAGAATATTACCAGCAATCACTCCAGAATTCTCCCCAAAGCGAATGA
- a CDS encoding ImmA/IrrE family metallo-endopeptidase, giving the protein MSLFKPYRFYSKAEIERRANDLLRRMDLTPNFTPKWPFEASLVADFLDLGVVWDCIPPDEEGAIAARILPSLRQIEINEDILNLPQGFQESTIAHEIGHWVLHINHDEVDGVVKQLELGLDLEPVEPVEPFVCRGSSNQSKIESIEWQAQYFASCLLMPCSILEEKREGRNLTRWSDLYAMADELGVTISNLKHRLKDLGWIHVPKGTRTIYLGTEEPVEQPKLFAHK; this is encoded by the coding sequence GTGAGTCTATTCAAACCGTATCGCTTCTATTCCAAGGCAGAAATTGAGCGTCGGGCGAATGACTTGCTGAGGCGGATGGATTTGACGCCGAATTTTACTCCCAAATGGCCTTTTGAGGCGAGTTTGGTGGCTGATTTTCTGGATTTAGGGGTGGTTTGGGACTGCATCCCCCCCGATGAGGAAGGGGCGATCGCAGCCCGGATTCTGCCCTCATTGCGGCAAATTGAGATTAATGAAGACATTTTGAATTTGCCCCAAGGGTTTCAAGAATCCACCATTGCTCATGAAATCGGTCATTGGGTGCTTCACATTAATCATGATGAAGTGGATGGGGTGGTGAAGCAGTTAGAATTGGGGTTAGATTTGGAGCCGGTAGAGCCGGTAGAGCCTTTTGTCTGCCGGGGTTCGAGCAATCAATCTAAAATTGAATCGATTGAGTGGCAGGCGCAATATTTTGCCTCCTGTTTGCTAATGCCCTGCTCCATTTTAGAAGAGAAACGAGAAGGGCGAAATTTAACGCGGTGGTCTGATTTGTACGCAATGGCTGATGAACTTGGCGTAACGATCTCGAATTTAAAGCATCGGCTTAAGGATTTAGGCTGGATTCATGTTCCCAAAGGAACGCGCACAATTTATTTAGGAACTGAAGAGCCGGTGGAGCAACCTAAGTTATTTGCTCATAAGTAA
- a CDS encoding helix-turn-helix domain-containing protein, whose product MNKTFGQLILNARKAKGYSQRQLAKLLSLDFTYLSKLENDRGDYAPKEDVIRSLARNLDLNEEELIFLAGRIPQGDEDFLKQNYKDMSVLFRRMRENPDFAQQVFQAATQADNGGE is encoded by the coding sequence GTGAACAAGACGTTTGGACAGTTGATCCTGAATGCGCGTAAAGCGAAGGGATACAGCCAGAGACAGCTCGCTAAGTTACTCTCGCTGGATTTTACATACCTATCCAAGCTGGAGAATGATCGGGGTGATTATGCCCCGAAGGAAGACGTGATTCGCTCTTTGGCACGGAATCTGGATTTAAACGAGGAAGAGTTAATTTTCCTGGCCGGTCGGATTCCCCAAGGGGACGAGGATTTTCTCAAGCAGAATTACAAAGATATGTCAGTTCTGTTCCGCCGGATGCGGGAAAATCCTGATTTTGCTCAACAAGTGTTCCAGGCAGCGACGCAGGCAGATAACGGGGGCGAGTAA
- a CDS encoding CBS domain-containing protein yields MPLNDTLIYSSTLDRAIDPSPLIVAPETPLVDVLALMSQVRSSCPLPVASSSLNATILSEIRASCVLVMAGMPTGMHCQVPGVQVMGNVPILGIFTERDIVRLTAARMDLNSVCVADVMTKPVITLTQSESEGIFTALSLFRQHRIRHLPIVDQQGQLLGMVTPESIRKALQPANILTRLRSVKDVMNTQVIQASKESSVLDLAQLMAEHRVSCVVIAQEQQKAEKKKRGKEDQESSPTLSPLPLGIVTERDIVQFQALALDLGKMPAQDVMSSPLFCLVPSDSLWLAHQEMQRLHVRRMVVVGNQGELVGIVSQTSLLQALDPKEMYGIIEALQQAVEERTTELQNTNERLQSEVLERVRAEKALQQAHDDLQKQVEERTAELQAANAMLLQDIIERQRAEDALRLSETQLRQKADQLTTALQNLQQTQAQLIQAEKMSGLGQLVAGIAHEINNPVNFIYGNLSYAGQYIKDLLHLLKLYRQSSPNPTPEITEQSETIDLDFLIIDLPKLLDSMKLGAERIRKIVLSLRNFSRLDEAEKKRVDIHEGIDSTLLILHHRLKPKSKIQPIEIIKEYGVLPPVECYAGTLNQVFMHILNNAIDALEEVQSSVPSVDGNERVTLNKEQPPTIRIRTGVLDSNWVFIRIADNGIGMPASVHQHLFDPFFTTKPVGKGTGLGLSISYQIVVEKHGGRLQCISEVGQGTEFIIEIPIRQQKQPKHLLHKFKQNE; encoded by the coding sequence ATGCCACTCAACGACACGCTCATTTATTCCTCTACTCTAGATCGTGCAATTGATCCATCACCACTAATTGTTGCGCCTGAAACGCCTTTGGTTGATGTACTGGCACTGATGAGCCAAGTCAGAAGTAGCTGTCCACTGCCGGTGGCAAGTTCCTCGCTCAATGCAACAATTCTGTCAGAGATCCGGGCAAGCTGTGTGCTGGTGATGGCAGGGATGCCGACAGGGATGCACTGTCAAGTGCCTGGTGTACAGGTGATGGGCAATGTACCGATTTTAGGAATTTTTACAGAGCGGGATATCGTGCGCCTGACTGCCGCGAGGATGGACTTAAACAGCGTTTGCGTGGCTGATGTGATGACGAAGCCGGTGATCACCCTCACGCAATCAGAGTCAGAAGGGATTTTTACCGCCTTGTCTTTATTTCGCCAGCATCGGATTCGCCATTTGCCAATCGTGGATCAACAGGGGCAGTTATTGGGGATGGTGACTCCGGAAAGCATTCGCAAAGCACTGCAACCGGCCAATATTCTAACTCGGTTGCGCTCTGTTAAAGATGTAATGAATACCCAAGTCATTCAAGCATCAAAGGAATCATCTGTTCTAGATTTAGCCCAACTCATGGCAGAGCATCGCGTCAGTTGTGTTGTCATTGCACAAGAGCAACAGAAAGCAGAAAAGAAGAAAAGAGGGAAAGAGGATCAAGAGAGTTCCCCCACGCTTTCGCCATTGCCGTTAGGCATTGTCACCGAACGGGATATTGTCCAATTTCAAGCATTAGCGCTGGATTTAGGGAAAATGCCGGCACAAGACGTGATGAGTTCACCGTTATTTTGTCTAGTTCCTTCAGATTCTTTATGGCTGGCACATCAAGAAATGCAGCGCCTTCATGTGCGGCGAATGGTTGTTGTGGGAAATCAAGGGGAATTAGTCGGAATTGTTTCCCAGACAAGTTTGCTGCAAGCGCTTGATCCAAAAGAAATGTATGGAATTATTGAGGCTTTGCAGCAAGCTGTTGAGGAACGCACAACAGAGTTGCAAAACACAAACGAGCGATTGCAAAGTGAAGTTTTAGAGCGTGTGCGGGCGGAAAAAGCGCTGCAACAAGCTCATGATGATTTACAGAAACAGGTTGAGGAACGCACAGCAGAACTACAAGCAGCGAATGCAATGCTTTTGCAGGACATTATCGAGCGTCAGCGGGCTGAAGATGCTCTGCGACTCTCTGAAACTCAATTACGACAAAAGGCGGATCAGCTCACAACCGCGCTGCAAAATTTGCAACAAACCCAAGCTCAGCTTATTCAAGCAGAGAAAATGTCGGGTTTGGGGCAGTTGGTTGCCGGCATTGCCCACGAAATTAATAATCCTGTTAATTTTATCTATGGGAATTTATCCTATGCCGGCCAATATATTAAAGACTTGCTGCATTTGCTAAAGCTTTACCGGCAGTCGTCTCCCAATCCCACCCCAGAAATTACCGAGCAATCAGAAACAATTGACCTAGATTTTCTGATTATAGATTTGCCAAAATTACTAGATTCGATGAAGTTAGGGGCTGAACGTATCCGCAAAATTGTTTTGTCTTTACGCAATTTCTCCCGATTGGATGAAGCAGAAAAGAAGCGAGTTGATATTCATGAAGGCATCGATAGCACGCTGCTGATTTTGCATCACCGGCTCAAACCTAAATCAAAAATTCAGCCGATTGAGATTATTAAAGAATATGGGGTTTTGCCCCCAGTCGAGTGTTATGCCGGCACCCTCAATCAAGTGTTTATGCATATCCTCAATAATGCCATTGATGCGCTGGAAGAGGTGCAAAGTTCTGTGCCTTCGGTTGATGGCAATGAGCGAGTAACCTTAAACAAGGAACAGCCCCCAACTATTCGGATTCGCACCGGCGTACTAGACAGCAATTGGGTGTTTATTCGGATTGCAGACAACGGAATTGGAATGCCGGCATCTGTTCACCAGCATTTGTTTGACCCATTTTTCACCACCAAGCCGGTGGGCAAAGGCACCGGCTTAGGATTATCAATTAGTTACCAAATTGTGGTGGAAAAACATGGGGGACGATTACAATGTATTTCAGAAGTAGGCCAAGGAACAGAGTTTATTATTGAAATCCCAATTCGACAGCAAAAACAGCCTAAACATTTACTTCATAAGTTTAAACAAAACGAATAA
- a CDS encoding HAD-IA family hydrolase gives MTELRALIFDVDGTLADTEREGHRVAFNRAFEEAGYDWNWSDSLYSELLAVTGGKERLRFYLNDYLPDFQPPEDLEQFIVRIHALKNKHYQELLSAGAVPLRPGVKRLIAEARENGLRLAISTTSAVPNVLAVLGEMLDPAWFEVIAAGDMVTTKKPAPDIYYYALEQMDLPAADCLVIEDSHHGFQAAHEAGLKAVVTVNEYTKAEDFTGACLVVDSLGEPNQPFRVLAGDAGGATYADLALLRRLHGGNGNG, from the coding sequence ATGACTGAACTGCGTGCTTTGATTTTTGACGTAGATGGAACTTTAGCAGATACGGAACGGGAAGGGCACAGAGTCGCATTTAATCGTGCTTTTGAAGAAGCCGGCTATGATTGGAATTGGTCAGACTCTTTGTACAGCGAATTGCTGGCGGTTACGGGGGGTAAGGAGCGGCTCCGCTTTTACTTGAACGACTACCTACCTGATTTCCAGCCACCTGAGGATTTGGAGCAGTTCATTGTCCGCATTCATGCCCTGAAAAATAAACACTACCAAGAATTACTCTCTGCCGGTGCGGTTCCCTTGCGCCCCGGTGTGAAGCGATTGATCGCCGAAGCGCGAGAGAATGGCTTGCGTTTAGCGATCTCGACGACTAGCGCTGTGCCCAATGTGTTGGCTGTGTTGGGAGAAATGCTTGACCCTGCTTGGTTCGAGGTGATTGCTGCCGGCGACATGGTTACAACGAAAAAGCCCGCACCAGATATTTATTACTACGCGCTGGAACAGATGGATTTACCGGCTGCCGATTGCCTGGTGATTGAGGATTCCCATCATGGCTTTCAGGCTGCTCATGAAGCGGGTTTAAAGGCTGTTGTGACGGTTAACGAGTACACCAAAGCAGAAGATTTTACCGGCGCGTGCCTGGTGGTAGATTCCTTGGGAGAACCCAACCAACCTTTTCGGGTTTTGGCTGGGGATGCCGGCGGTGCTACTTATGCGGATTTAGCTCTATTGCGCCGCTTGCACGGTGGCAACGGCAACGGCTGA
- a CDS encoding PD-(D/E)XK nuclease family protein, translated as MRLSQGQLNLLETCPRKFQNTYLEQLSSPASPEQQDRQDWGSRFHLLMQQRELGLPIASLIEEDPQLERCLTAFINAAPEILTPDPAKNSGVFRQAEHCRTLNFQGYLLTVIYDLLVAEAKSAQILDWKTYPSPQNRSRLEKNWQTRLYLYVLAETSDYLPEQISMTYWFVQSPVETSDLLSLQSLQFSYNDSLHKQAKADLTQLLSNLDIWLQQYQEIGEAFPQVPVANGHCTACNFGTRCERSRETAEAAVTLSNLPNLANIQEISL; from the coding sequence ATGCGCTTATCCCAAGGGCAGCTAAATCTTTTAGAGACTTGCCCCCGCAAATTTCAAAACACCTACCTGGAACAATTGAGTTCACCGGCTTCCCCAGAACAGCAAGATCGGCAAGATTGGGGAAGCCGGTTTCACTTACTGATGCAGCAGCGCGAATTGGGTTTACCCATAGCATCTTTGATAGAAGAAGACCCTCAATTAGAGCGTTGTCTGACGGCTTTTATTAATGCAGCACCGGAAATTCTAACCCCCGATCCGGCTAAAAACAGCGGCGTTTTCCGTCAAGCTGAGCATTGCCGCACTCTAAATTTTCAAGGGTATTTGCTCACAGTTATTTACGATTTGTTAGTTGCTGAAGCGAAAAGCGCCCAAATCCTTGACTGGAAAACCTATCCTAGCCCGCAAAATAGAAGCCGGTTAGAAAAAAATTGGCAAACGCGATTGTATCTTTATGTTCTGGCAGAAACAAGCGACTATTTACCTGAACAAATTTCCATGACTTATTGGTTTGTTCAGTCTCCGGTAGAAACGTCAGATCTGCTATCCTTACAAAGCTTGCAATTTTCCTATAATGACTCTTTGCACAAACAAGCAAAGGCGGATTTAACGCAGTTATTGAGTAATTTGGATATTTGGCTGCAACAGTATCAAGAAATAGGAGAAGCGTTCCCTCAAGTGCCGGTTGCAAACGGTCATTGTACTGCCTGTAATTTTGGGACTCGTTGTGAGCGATCAAGAGAAACAGCAGAAGCAGCCGTTACCCTTAGCAACTTGCCAAATCTTGCGAATATTCAAGAAATTTCACTATAA